One Alkaliphilus sp. B6464 genomic window carries:
- a CDS encoding nucleoside recognition domain-containing protein → MIDILKEGVMGSFNSIYSIAKIVIPLMIILQVAKDYKVLDKISKFFEFLTKFFGMSKESTLPLLVGIIFGISYGAGVIIQSAKDGNLSTKDTFLISVFLVTCHAIVEDTLIFVAVGANGYILLSLRVFAAAVMTFVLSKRLKVNENTLKQDLNQ, encoded by the coding sequence GTGATTGACATTTTAAAAGAGGGTGTAATGGGTAGCTTTAATTCTATTTATTCTATAGCTAAAATTGTTATACCTTTGATGATCATACTTCAAGTAGCTAAGGACTATAAAGTGTTAGATAAAATATCTAAGTTTTTCGAATTTCTAACGAAATTTTTTGGTATGTCAAAAGAATCTACTTTGCCATTATTAGTAGGAATTATTTTTGGGATATCTTATGGCGCAGGAGTAATTATACAAAGCGCTAAAGATGGGAATCTTTCTACAAAAGATACATTTTTAATTTCAGTTTTTCTAGTTACTTGTCATGCTATTGTAGAAGATACTCTGATCTTTGTTGCAGTAGGTGCTAATGGATATATATTACTGAGCCTAAGGGTATTTGCCGCCGCTGTTATGACATTTGTATTATCAAAACGACTAAAAGTTAATGAAAATACTTTAAAACAAGATCTAAACCAGTGA